A genomic window from Martelella lutilitoris includes:
- the choW gene encoding choline ABC transporter permease subunit: MHWLTDYKIPLGRFAQDIFDWLQIHGGWFFDGLADIMGWLIDRLLWLLQAPGPIVVAVVVTAFAYWLQRNWKVSLFVFLGFLFIINQGYWEETTESLALVISSCIICMAIGVPIGIFTAHRPRFYQVLQPVLDLMQTLPPFVYLIPAIIFFGIGMVPGLLATVIFVIPASIRLTHLGVSSVPKPLLEAADAFGGTPWQKLTKVELHHALPQIMAGLNQTIMLSLSMVVVAALVGADGLGVPVVRALNQVNPALGFESGFVIVVVAIILDRVLKIGGRNNG; the protein is encoded by the coding sequence ATCCATGGCGGCTGGTTTTTCGACGGGCTCGCCGACATCATGGGCTGGCTCATCGACAGGCTTCTGTGGCTCCTGCAGGCGCCCGGGCCGATCGTCGTCGCCGTGGTCGTCACAGCCTTTGCCTACTGGCTGCAGCGCAACTGGAAGGTTTCGCTTTTCGTCTTTCTCGGCTTCCTGTTCATCATCAACCAGGGCTATTGGGAAGAGACCACGGAAAGCCTGGCGCTGGTGATTTCCTCCTGCATCATCTGCATGGCGATCGGCGTTCCGATCGGCATCTTCACCGCCCACCGGCCTCGTTTTTATCAGGTGCTGCAACCCGTTCTCGACCTGATGCAGACGCTGCCGCCCTTCGTCTATCTCATTCCGGCGATCATCTTCTTCGGCATCGGCATGGTGCCGGGCCTGCTGGCGACCGTCATCTTCGTCATCCCCGCCTCCATTCGCCTCACCCATCTCGGCGTATCCTCGGTGCCGAAGCCGCTTCTGGAAGCGGCAGATGCCTTCGGCGGCACGCCCTGGCAGAAGCTGACCAAGGTCGAGCTCCACCATGCGCTGCCGCAGATCATGGCGGGCCTCAACCAGACCATCATGCTGTCGCTCTCGATGGTCGTCGTCGCGGCCCTTGTCGGCGCAGACGGTCTCGGCGTGCCGGTGGTGCGCGCGCTCAACCAGGTCAATCCCGCGCTCGGTTTCGAAAGCGGCTTCGTCATCGTCGTCGTCGCCATCATTCTTGACCGGGTTCTGAAGATCGGAGGACGCAACAATGGCTGA